From one Streptomyces sp. SCSIO 30461 genomic stretch:
- a CDS encoding DUF308 domain-containing protein, with protein MTTSSDSRTGNGPKDPLDVLGEVGASWGWALGLALATLIPGILVLVWPDETLHVVAVIVGLQLLIAGGFRFVTALSRNGDHEGSRLSGVLIAVVAVLAGILVLRHPLQTVAALSLIVGAVWLLSGLLTAFVAVTDRGRRHRGVTFATGVLGVIAGIVVLAFPVDSAVALARLLGLWLVLLGVVELAGAFALRSALRNGSVRSHGPSNESRHT; from the coding sequence ATGACTACATCCTCGGATTCCCGGACCGGGAACGGTCCGAAAGACCCCCTCGACGTGCTCGGCGAGGTGGGAGCCTCATGGGGCTGGGCGCTCGGCCTGGCCCTGGCGACCCTGATCCCCGGGATCCTCGTGCTCGTCTGGCCCGATGAGACGCTGCACGTCGTGGCGGTCATCGTCGGCCTCCAACTGCTGATCGCCGGAGGCTTCCGCTTCGTCACCGCGCTGTCGCGGAACGGCGACCACGAGGGCAGCAGGCTGTCAGGGGTGCTCATCGCCGTGGTAGCGGTGCTGGCCGGGATCCTGGTGCTGCGACACCCGCTGCAGACGGTCGCCGCACTGTCCCTGATCGTCGGTGCGGTGTGGCTGCTGTCGGGACTGCTGACGGCCTTCGTCGCGGTCACTGATCGCGGCCGACGCCACCGCGGGGTCACCTTCGCCACCGGAGTCCTGGGCGTGATCGCCGGAATCGTCGTCCTGGCCTTCCCCGTGGACTCCGCGGTCGCACTGGCCCGGCTGCTCGGCCTGTGGCTGGTGCTGCTGGGCGTCGTGGAGCTGGCCGGCGCCTTCGCGCTCCGCTCGGCGCTTCGCAACGGTTCGGTCCGGAGCCACGGACCGTCGAATGAATCGAGGCACACATGA
- a CDS encoding acyl-CoA dehydrogenase family protein: protein MHLAYTPEQQQLRAELRAYFDGLVPDHVYARYADPVAQKRFYRETIRRLGAEGWLGVGWPKEYGGRGLTPMEQFIFFDEAAQAGVPLPLMALNTVGPTIMQFGTDEQKAYFLPRILSGEIDFAIGYSEPDAGTDLAALKTRAVRDGDTYVVNGQKIWTTNGDTADWVWLAVRTDPEAPPHKGITMLLVPTSDPGYSCTVINTLASHDTTASYYEDIRVPVSRRVGEENKGWRLITNQLNHERVTLAAHGTMAIRALHDVQRWAAETKLADGRRVIDLGWVRGRLARTHARLDAMKLLNWQMVGAVQDGSLAPHDASAVKVYGSEARRDAYAWLMEVVGAAGAFKEGSTGAVLHGELERGYRSAVIFTFGGGNNEIQREIISWIGLGMPRVRR, encoded by the coding sequence GTGCATCTCGCCTACACGCCCGAGCAGCAGCAGTTGCGCGCGGAGTTGCGTGCGTACTTCGACGGGCTCGTACCCGACCATGTCTACGCCCGCTATGCCGACCCCGTCGCGCAGAAGCGGTTCTACCGCGAGACCATCCGCAGGCTGGGGGCCGAAGGATGGCTCGGTGTCGGGTGGCCGAAGGAATACGGGGGGCGGGGGCTGACCCCTATGGAGCAGTTCATCTTCTTCGACGAGGCGGCCCAAGCCGGTGTGCCGCTACCACTGATGGCCCTGAACACCGTCGGGCCGACCATCATGCAGTTCGGCACGGACGAGCAGAAGGCGTACTTCCTGCCGCGGATCCTCTCCGGTGAGATCGACTTCGCCATCGGCTACAGCGAGCCCGACGCGGGCACCGACCTGGCGGCGCTCAAGACCCGCGCCGTCCGCGATGGCGACACCTACGTCGTCAACGGGCAGAAGATCTGGACGACCAACGGGGACACCGCCGACTGGGTGTGGCTCGCCGTACGCACCGATCCGGAGGCGCCGCCGCACAAGGGCATCACGATGCTGCTCGTGCCGACCTCGGATCCCGGCTACTCGTGCACCGTCATCAACACCCTTGCCTCACATGACACCACGGCCAGCTACTACGAGGACATCCGTGTCCCCGTCTCGCGCCGGGTCGGCGAGGAGAACAAGGGCTGGCGGCTGATCACCAATCAGCTCAACCACGAGCGCGTCACCCTGGCCGCCCACGGCACCATGGCCATCCGCGCCCTCCACGACGTACAGCGCTGGGCGGCGGAGACCAAACTCGCCGACGGCCGCAGGGTCATCGACCTCGGCTGGGTGCGCGGCCGTCTCGCCCGCACACACGCCAGGCTCGATGCCATGAAGCTGCTCAACTGGCAGATGGTGGGCGCAGTCCAGGACGGGAGCCTCGCCCCGCATGACGCTTCTGCGGTCAAGGTGTACGGCTCGGAGGCACGCCGGGACGCCTATGCCTGGCTGATGGAGGTGGTCGGGGCCGCCGGTGCGTTCAAGGAAGGGTCGACGGGTGCTGTGCTGCACGGCGAGTTGGAACGCGGCTACCGCTCGGCCGTGATCTTCACCTTCGGCGGGGGCAACAACGAGATCCAGCGCGAGATCATCTCCTGGATCGGCCTGGGCATGCCGCGCGTACGGCGCTGA
- a CDS encoding universal stress protein translates to MNTHEPAPRVVVGVDGSPSSYAALRWAVRHAGLIGGTVEAIGAYEVPGAHGWSAPAVDADLDQENASAALADELRKVLGSIGSTGNTRVDHHLTRGNPVEVLLAASDGAELLVVGSRGRGGFARMLLGSVSQQVAQHAKCPVVIVRADVG, encoded by the coding sequence ATGAACACGCACGAACCGGCCCCGCGTGTCGTGGTGGGCGTCGACGGTTCACCCTCGTCGTACGCCGCGCTGCGCTGGGCCGTACGCCATGCCGGGCTGATCGGAGGCACGGTCGAGGCGATCGGGGCGTACGAGGTGCCAGGCGCCCACGGCTGGTCCGCACCCGCCGTGGACGCCGATCTCGACCAGGAGAACGCCAGCGCCGCCCTCGCCGACGAGCTCCGCAAGGTCCTCGGCAGCATCGGAAGCACCGGCAACACACGGGTGGACCACCATCTGACCCGCGGCAACCCCGTCGAGGTCCTCCTCGCTGCATCGGACGGCGCCGAACTCCTGGTGGTCGGCAGCCGGGGCCGCGGCGGCTTCGCACGCATGCTGCTGGGCTCGGTGAGTCAGCAGGTGGCGCAGCACGCCAAGTGCCCGGTCGTCATCGTCCGCGCGGATGTGGGGTAG
- a CDS encoding GntR family transcriptional regulator: MEALPRETIVDVLENRLREDIFTGRHPAGSYLPPERQLADGYGVTRTTLKHAFGRLTQAGLLETRHGVGTRVRDYARFGGADLLPMLVRHSPDWIGEIFEVRRGIGALIAERAAARATGEHQVELRSLLAAVAAAETPDAVQLADIEVHRALARATGNRVYVLLTNTLFNAYLPVRAALVGPFTDSATAHARLEPVVECVAAGDEGGARAAADAYLTATERIMLEGLV; the protein is encoded by the coding sequence GTGGAAGCACTGCCCCGCGAAACCATCGTCGACGTCCTCGAAAACCGCCTGCGTGAGGACATATTCACCGGGCGTCATCCAGCGGGCAGTTATCTGCCGCCCGAACGTCAGCTCGCCGACGGCTACGGAGTCACCCGCACCACCCTCAAGCACGCCTTCGGCCGCCTCACCCAGGCCGGACTGCTGGAGACCCGGCACGGCGTGGGCACCCGGGTGCGCGACTACGCGCGCTTCGGCGGGGCCGATCTGCTGCCGATGCTCGTACGCCACAGCCCCGACTGGATCGGGGAGATCTTCGAGGTGCGGCGTGGCATCGGTGCGCTGATCGCCGAACGGGCCGCTGCCCGGGCCACCGGGGAACACCAGGTCGAGCTGCGGAGCCTGCTGGCCGCTGTCGCGGCGGCCGAAACCCCGGACGCGGTGCAGCTCGCCGATATCGAGGTGCACCGCGCCCTGGCCCGCGCCACCGGCAACCGCGTCTACGTCCTGCTCACCAACACCCTCTTCAACGCCTACCTCCCTGTACGGGCCGCGCTGGTGGGCCCGTTCACGGACTCCGCGACCGCCCATGCGCGGCTCGAACCCGTGGTCGAGTGCGTGGCGGCCGGCGATGAGGGCGGCGCACGGGCCGCGGCCGACGCGTATCTGACGGCGACCGAGCGGATCATGCTGGAGGGCCTCGTATGA
- a CDS encoding chemotaxis protein, whose product MHPSLSSETLARLRKQHTYPAVSLLMPTHRRDPDKEQDPVRLRNLMAEAKGQLEADPDVSRAARMAITEELDRAMQEIDLVHAEDGLVVFASPGEHEVWLLGRTVPERVVLSDTYLTRNLVSAQAAERPFWVLAVSSDHVTLWSGTADRLTEMHRGAFPVIRVFENFDAERRERIGDVPSTFTDEATRQFLKSADTAMDTLLKSDPRPLYVVGEPAALSLLDHAGTVSNGKTVHVPMGGLQHGPADAVWHAVRPYAEARARQEVEGVLAELDRARGRRAFAAGVDEIHQNVLSGRVALLAVEENYRETVRDSGGHLLPAEPGERGAMDDIVDEIVEKSLETGAQVRFVPDGTLAGVGGIASALRY is encoded by the coding sequence ATGCACCCCTCTCTCAGCTCCGAGACACTCGCCCGACTTCGCAAACAGCACACCTACCCGGCCGTTTCCCTGCTCATGCCCACGCATCGCCGTGATCCGGACAAGGAACAGGATCCCGTCCGGCTGCGCAATCTGATGGCCGAGGCGAAGGGGCAGTTGGAGGCCGATCCCGACGTTTCCCGGGCCGCTCGCATGGCGATCACCGAAGAGTTGGACCGGGCGATGCAGGAGATCGACCTGGTGCACGCCGAGGACGGACTGGTCGTCTTCGCCTCGCCCGGGGAGCACGAGGTGTGGTTGTTGGGGCGTACCGTGCCGGAGCGCGTGGTGCTCTCCGACACGTATCTGACCCGCAATCTCGTCTCGGCCCAAGCCGCCGAACGCCCGTTCTGGGTGCTTGCCGTCTCGTCCGACCATGTGACGCTGTGGAGCGGTACGGCCGACCGGCTCACCGAGATGCACCGGGGCGCCTTCCCCGTGATCCGGGTCTTCGAGAACTTCGACGCGGAGCGCCGCGAGCGGATCGGCGATGTGCCGAGCACTTTCACCGACGAGGCCACCCGCCAGTTCCTGAAGTCCGCGGACACCGCGATGGACACCCTGCTCAAGAGCGACCCCCGACCGCTGTACGTGGTCGGCGAGCCCGCCGCGCTGTCGCTGCTCGACCACGCGGGGACGGTGTCCAACGGCAAGACCGTCCACGTCCCGATGGGCGGTCTGCAGCACGGTCCCGCGGATGCCGTCTGGCACGCGGTGCGCCCGTACGCCGAGGCTCGGGCCCGGCAGGAGGTCGAAGGGGTACTCGCTGAGCTGGACCGGGCGCGCGGTCGGCGCGCATTCGCCGCCGGGGTGGACGAGATCCATCAGAACGTGCTGTCCGGCCGGGTCGCGCTGCTGGCGGTGGAGGAGAACTACCGGGAGACGGTGCGCGATTCCGGTGGCCATCTGCTGCCCGCCGAGCCCGGTGAGCGGGGTGCCATGGACGACATCGTCGACGAGATCGTCGAAAAGTCCCTGGAAACGGGTGCACAGGTACGCTTCGTGCCCGACGGCACCCTCGCCGGGGTGGGCGGGATCGCGAGCGCCCTGCGGTACTGA
- a CDS encoding DUF1269 domain-containing protein, producing MAEEALMSELVVIGYDSPQITHEALKTVQRMPGGTIAELTGAAVVSVDDSGETHVDTPRRTDKIALSATSGALWAMIIGLLVAMPALGVVGAAVGGLYGKLRAMGIDDSFRGQVRSLLEPGSAAVVIMASGIGDEEFATSMRQHGGTVLKTTLDEATERELAEQLAGSA from the coding sequence ATGGCCGAGGAGGCTCTGATGTCCGAGCTGGTCGTCATCGGCTACGACAGCCCCCAGATCACGCACGAAGCCCTCAAGACGGTGCAGCGGATGCCTGGCGGCACGATTGCCGAACTCACCGGGGCCGCGGTCGTCTCGGTGGACGATTCCGGTGAGACGCACGTGGACACGCCACGCCGGACTGACAAGATCGCCCTGTCCGCCACCTCAGGCGCCCTCTGGGCGATGATCATCGGCCTGCTCGTCGCCATGCCCGCCCTCGGAGTGGTGGGAGCGGCGGTCGGCGGGCTGTACGGGAAGCTGCGAGCGATGGGCATCGACGACTCGTTCCGCGGGCAGGTCCGGTCACTTCTCGAGCCGGGTTCCGCGGCGGTCGTGATCATGGCCTCGGGGATCGGCGACGAGGAGTTCGCCACCTCGATGCGGCAGCACGGAGGCACGGTCCTGAAGACCACGCTCGACGAGGCGACCGAGAGAGAGCTCGCCGAGCAGCTCGCCGGGTCCGCTTAG
- a CDS encoding GMC family oxidoreductase, whose translation MSHGGFGALGGFVAALIADDGTDSWSADVPGRLDKILATMPLPTRAGVRAAAHAVDAYAVVRTGRGLGRLGGAERDAVLAALGARRRLAPLLDVLKVPVLLAAGTERMLHGGGLRTPLLTRKDPPLDCTPSGEWPTRSTADAVVIGSGAGGSMAARTLARAGLDVLVLEEGHHHSTESFGRRAPLDRFAELYRDGGATVAVGRRPLLLPVGRAVGGTTVVNSGTCYRTPDHVLARWRQDFGCAIAERLGPCLDEAERTLRVATQPVDVLGNNGRLALAGAERLGWQATPLRRNAPGCLGSCQCVVGCPSGAKQSVQLSVLPDACAAGARIVTGAEVRRVLVDRDRRGGPRAAGVRVRREDGSVFEILSPLVVVAAGALHSPPLLRRSGLGSHPRLGRNLSVHPATSVAGRFTEPVTAWEGVLQSVGVEEHRHGGVLIEATATPPGMGSFVLPGLGSELRRELESADRLATLGAMIADRPSGRVMGRDRTLIRYDLDQRDARLLTRAVRAMGELLFAAGAQEVLTGIPVAPRVRSIAELDEVLATAGPGQLHLSAYHPTGTVAAGADPERFPADGAGCLRGVDGVLIADASVLPGCPEVNPQLSIMAAALAVSEARLER comes from the coding sequence GTGAGCCACGGTGGATTCGGGGCACTCGGAGGGTTCGTGGCGGCACTGATCGCCGACGACGGGACGGACTCCTGGTCCGCGGACGTCCCCGGGCGGTTGGACAAGATCCTCGCCACCATGCCGCTGCCGACCCGCGCAGGTGTACGAGCCGCCGCCCATGCGGTGGACGCCTATGCCGTCGTACGCACCGGACGTGGACTGGGCCGACTCGGCGGAGCAGAACGGGACGCCGTACTCGCGGCGCTCGGCGCGCGGCGGCGGCTCGCCCCGCTGCTCGACGTGCTCAAGGTGCCCGTGCTGCTCGCCGCCGGTACCGAGCGGATGCTCCACGGCGGCGGACTGCGAACCCCGCTGCTGACCCGCAAGGACCCACCGCTCGACTGCACACCGTCCGGTGAATGGCCCACCCGGTCCACCGCGGACGCCGTCGTGATCGGCTCCGGCGCGGGTGGTTCGATGGCGGCCCGCACCCTCGCCCGCGCCGGACTCGATGTCCTCGTACTGGAGGAAGGACACCACCACTCCACCGAGTCCTTCGGCCGCCGGGCTCCGCTCGACCGGTTCGCCGAGTTGTACCGGGACGGTGGCGCCACCGTCGCCGTCGGCCGCCGGCCACTGTTGCTGCCGGTGGGGCGTGCGGTCGGCGGCACCACCGTCGTCAACTCGGGCACCTGCTACCGCACACCGGACCATGTCCTCGCCCGGTGGCGCCAGGATTTCGGCTGCGCGATCGCCGAGCGCCTCGGCCCTTGCCTCGACGAGGCCGAACGCACCCTGCGTGTGGCCACCCAGCCGGTCGACGTCCTCGGCAACAACGGCCGCCTCGCCCTCGCGGGTGCCGAGCGGCTCGGCTGGCAGGCCACCCCGCTGCGCCGCAACGCCCCGGGCTGCCTGGGCTCCTGCCAGTGCGTGGTCGGCTGCCCCAGCGGCGCCAAGCAGAGCGTACAGCTGTCCGTGCTCCCCGACGCCTGCGCGGCCGGGGCACGTATCGTCACCGGCGCCGAGGTACGCCGGGTCCTGGTCGACCGCGACCGCCGCGGAGGCCCGCGCGCTGCCGGCGTGCGGGTACGGCGCGAGGACGGCAGTGTGTTCGAGATCCTCTCTCCGCTGGTCGTGGTGGCCGCGGGCGCCCTCCACTCACCACCGCTGCTGCGCCGTTCAGGGCTCGGCTCGCACCCACGGCTCGGCCGCAACCTCAGCGTGCACCCGGCCACCAGCGTCGCCGGGCGCTTCACCGAGCCCGTCACCGCCTGGGAGGGCGTGCTCCAGAGCGTGGGCGTGGAGGAGCACCGCCACGGCGGTGTCCTGATCGAGGCCACCGCGACCCCACCGGGCATGGGCTCCTTCGTGCTGCCGGGACTCGGCAGCGAGCTGCGGCGCGAGCTGGAGTCGGCCGACCGGCTCGCCACACTCGGCGCCATGATCGCCGACCGCCCCTCGGGGCGGGTGATGGGACGTGATCGCACCCTGATCCGCTACGACCTGGACCAGCGTGACGCCCGGCTGCTGACGCGCGCGGTCCGGGCCATGGGGGAGCTGCTGTTCGCCGCGGGGGCGCAAGAGGTCCTCACCGGGATACCCGTCGCACCCCGCGTACGCAGCATCGCCGAGCTGGACGAGGTGCTCGCGACGGCCGGACCAGGACAGCTGCATCTGTCCGCCTACCACCCCACCGGCACGGTGGCCGCGGGCGCCGACCCCGAGCGTTTCCCGGCCGATGGGGCGGGCTGCCTACGCGGGGTGGACGGTGTGCTGATCGCGGACGCGTCGGTGCTGCCGGGCTGCCCCGAGGTGAATCCGCAGCTCAGCATCATGGCTGCGGCGCTCGCGGTCAGCGAGGCCCGGCTGGAACGCTGA
- a CDS encoding MFS transporter, giving the protein MKRWRALVILGTAQFLMVLDTSVMNVSISRLVEDFDTEVTAIQAVITLYTLVMAAFMITGGKLGDIFGRRRMFGLGLVVYGVGSAITAVAPTLWVLAAGWSVIEGIGAAMVLPALAALVAGEYRGRDRAVAYGVIGGLAGAGIAVGPLLGGWVTTNLTWRLVFAGEVVVVALILCFFRWIEDHSQPGRKVRLDAVGAALSGIGLALVVLGVLQSSTWGWLRPRNVPFTVFGFAPTLFVVAAGGVVLGLFRAWEHHRQAQRRDPLVRFSLFGVPALRSGLVLLLLQNLVLLGLFFVIPLYLQVIQGLDAFETGLRLLPVSVTMLFASMSGPLIGRFAGQRTVVRCGLAVLFAAILWLVAGIEPQLDDLHFALAMALLGLGMGLLASQLGNVVQSSVGEADRSEAGGLQYTAQNLGSSLGTALIGALLIGALVGVFTTTIEDDPRISDAVQQQAGVAVEAGVSFVSTEQVRSSAVAAGVPAAEVDAVVDAYAEAQIGSLKSAILAGAGVTLAGFAFTRRLPTERLGGAPRRDGTAAR; this is encoded by the coding sequence ATGAAACGCTGGCGGGCGCTGGTCATCCTCGGGACGGCGCAGTTCCTCATGGTGCTGGACACCTCGGTGATGAACGTGTCGATCAGCCGTCTGGTGGAGGACTTCGACACGGAGGTCACCGCAATCCAGGCGGTGATCACGCTCTACACGCTGGTCATGGCCGCCTTCATGATCACCGGAGGGAAACTCGGTGACATCTTCGGACGACGGCGGATGTTCGGCCTGGGTCTGGTCGTGTACGGCGTCGGATCCGCGATCACCGCCGTGGCTCCCACCCTCTGGGTACTCGCGGCGGGCTGGTCGGTGATCGAGGGCATCGGAGCGGCCATGGTCCTGCCTGCCCTGGCCGCCTTGGTCGCCGGGGAGTACCGGGGGCGAGACAGGGCCGTGGCCTACGGGGTGATCGGCGGGCTGGCGGGAGCGGGCATCGCGGTCGGTCCGCTGCTGGGGGGCTGGGTGACCACCAATCTGACCTGGCGACTTGTCTTCGCCGGGGAGGTGGTCGTGGTGGCACTCATCCTGTGCTTCTTCCGCTGGATCGAGGACCACTCACAGCCCGGCCGGAAGGTGCGGCTGGACGCCGTGGGCGCCGCGCTTTCCGGCATCGGGCTGGCCCTCGTGGTGCTGGGCGTGCTGCAGAGCAGCACCTGGGGGTGGCTGCGGCCACGCAACGTGCCGTTCACCGTGTTCGGCTTCGCGCCGACGCTGTTCGTCGTCGCGGCCGGTGGTGTGGTGCTCGGGCTGTTCCGCGCATGGGAGCACCACCGGCAGGCCCAGCGGCGCGACCCGCTGGTCAGGTTCTCGCTCTTCGGCGTACCGGCGCTGCGCTCCGGGCTTGTGCTGCTGCTCCTGCAGAACCTCGTACTGCTCGGGCTGTTCTTCGTGATCCCGCTGTATCTCCAGGTCATCCAGGGGCTCGACGCGTTCGAGACCGGTCTGCGGTTGCTCCCGGTCTCGGTCACCATGCTGTTCGCATCGATGAGCGGACCGCTGATCGGCCGGTTCGCCGGTCAGCGGACAGTGGTCCGTTGCGGCCTCGCGGTGCTGTTCGCAGCCATTCTGTGGCTGGTCGCGGGCATCGAGCCGCAGCTGGACGATCTGCACTTCGCCCTGGCCATGGCGCTGCTGGGACTGGGTATGGGGCTGCTCGCCTCACAGCTGGGCAATGTGGTGCAGTCGAGTGTCGGGGAAGCCGACCGCAGCGAGGCCGGGGGCTTGCAGTACACGGCGCAGAACCTCGGATCGTCCCTGGGCACCGCGCTGATCGGTGCGCTGCTGATCGGTGCCCTCGTCGGTGTCTTCACCACCACGATCGAGGACGACCCGCGGATCTCGGACGCCGTGCAGCAGCAGGCGGGGGTGGCCGTCGAAGCGGGGGTCAGCTTCGTGAGCACGGAGCAGGTGCGTTCGTCCGCTGTGGCGGCCGGGGTGCCCGCGGCCGAGGTCGACGCGGTCGTCGACGCGTACGCCGAAGCCCAGATCGGGAGCCTGAAGTCGGCCATCCTCGCCGGTGCGGGAGTGACGCTCGCCGGGTTCGCCTTCACTCGCCGATTGCCCACCGAGCGACTCGGCGGGGCGCCACGCCGCGACGGCACGGCGGCCCGATGA
- the ppdK gene encoding pyruvate, phosphate dikinase — translation MNTYVYDFAEGSRGMDDLLGNKGANLAEMVRMGLPVPPGFTITTEACRTFLTTGAPPVELRPQIRDHLAVIEGAAGKRLGQADDPLLVSVRSGARVSMPGMMETVLDVGLNDYSVLGLGKTPDRERFAWDSYRRLVQMYGSTVMGVEGSLFAEVLTRVERQHHTPDDSRLDVCDLIRITEAFKDLVRERAGREFPQDPADQLWEAVLAVFASWNGDRARLYRRRERIPDDLGTAVTVQTMVFGNFGPDSGSGVAFTRDPATGRPGVYGDYLPSAQGEDVVSGVRNTVPLQELATLDPASFAQLREHMASLEAHYRDLCDIEFTIERGRLWMLQTRVGKRTAQAAFSIASQLADEGVITPRQALGRVDGAGLAQLMFPRFDTTAAGSAVARGIPASPGAAVGAVVFDSAEAVRRAVAGEKVVLVRSETTADDLPGMVAAQAVLTSHGGKTSHAAVVARGMGKVCVCGAEGVVVDVRSRCFTAGDLTVSEGTVISVDGSRGLVHMGAVPMVESDVMRYFEGGGQPPDGAAQECVRPVHRILQQADAARRLEVRANADTPHDAARARRFGAQGIGLCRTEHMFLGDRRPLVEAMILAESAADRDAALDALLPRQRSDFIGILEEMDGLPVTIRLLDPPLHEFLPDRTELAVRMARDEALGTSPDPRDTSLLAAVTRMHEENPMLGLRGVRLGLVVPGLVAMQVRAIAEAVVARRRAGGAPRAEIMVPLVDAVEELRLVKDEVDRVLAAVSTETGVAVECPVGTMIELPRAALTAGRIAGDARFFSFGTNDLTQTTWGFSRDDVESAFFSAYLDKGVFAVSPFETIDREGVGRLVRIAVAEGRATRPDLEIGVCGEHGGDPSSVHFFHEVGLDYVSCSPFRVPVARLEAGRAALSAADDESFGDFGDRMHASTRTRLSPAIPGRGGADDHRRPRPDAFG, via the coding sequence ATGAACACCTACGTGTACGACTTCGCGGAGGGCAGCCGGGGCATGGACGATCTGCTCGGGAACAAGGGCGCGAACCTCGCGGAGATGGTGCGCATGGGCCTACCGGTTCCTCCCGGGTTCACGATCACCACGGAAGCCTGTCGGACATTCCTGACCACTGGTGCTCCTCCGGTCGAGCTGAGGCCCCAGATCCGCGACCACCTCGCAGTCATCGAGGGCGCGGCCGGAAAGCGTCTGGGGCAGGCGGATGACCCGCTGCTCGTCTCGGTGAGGTCCGGGGCGAGGGTCTCGATGCCCGGGATGATGGAGACGGTCCTCGACGTCGGGCTGAACGACTACTCGGTGCTCGGACTCGGCAAGACGCCTGACCGGGAGCGGTTCGCCTGGGACTCCTACCGACGGCTCGTGCAGATGTACGGCAGTACGGTGATGGGCGTCGAAGGCTCATTGTTCGCCGAGGTGCTGACTCGCGTGGAGAGGCAGCATCACACACCGGACGACAGCCGTCTGGACGTCTGTGATCTGATCCGGATCACGGAGGCCTTCAAGGACCTGGTCCGTGAGCGGGCGGGCCGTGAGTTCCCCCAAGACCCCGCCGACCAGCTGTGGGAAGCCGTACTTGCCGTGTTCGCCTCGTGGAACGGTGACCGGGCCCGGCTCTACCGACGGCGCGAACGCATCCCCGACGACCTGGGCACCGCAGTCACCGTTCAGACCATGGTCTTCGGCAACTTCGGTCCCGACTCCGGCAGCGGCGTCGCCTTCACTCGCGACCCGGCCACCGGCCGCCCCGGCGTCTACGGTGATTATCTGCCCAGCGCTCAGGGCGAGGATGTCGTCTCGGGGGTACGCAACACCGTCCCCCTCCAGGAGCTGGCCACCCTGGACCCGGCCTCGTTCGCACAGCTCCGCGAGCACATGGCCAGTCTTGAGGCCCATTACCGCGACCTGTGCGACATCGAGTTCACCATCGAGCGCGGCAGGCTCTGGATGCTCCAGACACGCGTGGGCAAACGCACCGCCCAAGCCGCTTTCAGCATCGCCTCACAGCTGGCCGACGAAGGGGTGATCACTCCCCGGCAGGCCCTGGGGCGGGTCGACGGCGCAGGACTGGCACAGCTCATGTTCCCGCGCTTCGACACCACCGCTGCCGGCAGCGCGGTCGCGCGAGGAATCCCCGCCTCACCGGGTGCGGCCGTGGGAGCGGTCGTCTTCGATTCGGCGGAAGCGGTACGCAGGGCCGTCGCAGGAGAGAAGGTCGTTCTCGTACGGAGCGAGACCACGGCCGACGATCTGCCCGGAATGGTCGCCGCACAGGCGGTGCTCACCAGCCACGGAGGAAAGACCAGCCACGCAGCGGTTGTGGCACGGGGCATGGGCAAGGTGTGTGTGTGCGGGGCGGAAGGCGTCGTGGTCGACGTGCGGTCACGGTGTTTCACAGCCGGTGATCTGACCGTCTCCGAAGGTACCGTGATCTCCGTGGATGGCTCCCGGGGGCTCGTCCACATGGGAGCGGTGCCCATGGTCGAGTCCGACGTCATGCGCTACTTCGAGGGGGGTGGGCAACCGCCGGACGGCGCCGCTCAGGAGTGCGTACGTCCCGTGCACCGGATCTTGCAGCAAGCCGACGCGGCACGGCGGCTGGAGGTGCGGGCCAACGCAGACACACCACACGACGCGGCACGGGCCCGCCGCTTCGGCGCCCAGGGGATCGGGCTGTGCCGTACCGAACACATGTTCCTCGGCGACCGAAGGCCCTTGGTCGAAGCCATGATCCTGGCGGAGAGCGCTGCGGACCGGGATGCCGCGCTCGACGCACTGCTGCCACGGCAGCGCTCGGACTTCATCGGCATCCTGGAGGAGATGGACGGCCTGCCGGTGACGATCCGGCTGCTTGACCCGCCGCTGCACGAATTCCTGCCCGACCGAACGGAATTGGCTGTGCGGATGGCTCGGGACGAGGCCCTCGGCACGTCACCCGACCCCCGTGACACGTCCCTGCTGGCCGCGGTCACCCGCATGCACGAGGAGAACCCGATGCTCGGCCTGCGCGGCGTCCGGCTCGGGCTGGTCGTGCCCGGACTCGTCGCCATGCAGGTGCGGGCCATCGCCGAGGCCGTTGTGGCACGCAGACGGGCTGGCGGCGCCCCTCGGGCCGAGATCATGGTTCCGCTCGTCGACGCGGTCGAGGAACTGCGTCTGGTGAAGGACGAGGTGGATCGCGTCCTGGCCGCGGTCTCCACGGAGACGGGCGTCGCCGTGGAGTGCCCGGTCGGAACGATGATCGAGCTCCCCAGGGCTGCCTTGACAGCCGGCAGGATCGCGGGAGACGCCCGGTTCTTCTCGTTCGGCACGAATGATCTGACCCAGACCACCTGGGGTTTCTCCCGCGACGACGTCGAGTCGGCCTTCTTCTCCGCCTATCTCGACAAGGGTGTGTTCGCCGTGTCGCCGTTCGAGACGATCGACCGTGAGGGCGTGGGCCGCTTGGTCCGCATCGCCGTGGCCGAGGGCCGGGCGACGCGCCCTGACCTCGAGATCGGTGTCTGCGGGGAGCACGGTGGAGACCCGTCCTCCGTGCACTTCTTCCACGAGGTCGGACTCGACTACGTTTCCTGCTCGCCCTTCCGGGTGCCTGTCGCGCGGCTTGAGGCCGGTCGGGCAGCGCTGTCGGCAGCCGACGACGAGTCCTTCGGGGACTTCGGCGACCGCATGCACGCGTCGACCCGGACTCGCCTCAGTCCGGCAATCCCTGGTCGTGGCGGTGCGGATGATCACCGGCGCCCTCGGCCGGATGCCTTTGGGTGA